The Terriglobus roseus region GACGCGCCAAAGATCGTGTGATAAACGAAGATGTCTTCTTCCGCGTCGTCTGCCTGAGCCGCGGCAACTTGTGCGTTTGTACGGTGGCTCTCAATCGCATGAAGTTCGCGAAGCTCGGAATCTGTAATAGTCGAATTTTGAGCAGGTGGATCTGCAATCAGCACGTTCAGGTTTAGGGTTGCGAGGTCGAGAAAACGCGAGGCATGGACTGCCTTGGTGTGCCCCGTCATCGAGTTATCAGTGCCAGTTCGGATCTCTTCTTGTGCGTGTAGTGCACCGCACAGAAGAAGGCTGGTGAACAATGAAATCGTTGTAAGTTGACGCATGACTGGAGCCGAAACTAGATTCCAATGTTGAACAAACAGAGAGTTATCAGTTACAGGAGCGTGAAAAGGCCGATGGCACAGGTATAGGAAGGCAGAATTCTGTTGAATTTAAGGTAGATTTCAGGTCTATTTCAGACCCTCTTAAGACCTCGCTCCGCTCGCGGAGTCGGCTGTAATCAGATGATTTCTACCGGTTGAACTGGGAAGCGGATGAAAAACGTAGAGCCGCGCTGTGGTTCGCTTTCCACTGTCAGTTCGGCGCCGTGCGCATCGGCAATCCAAAGTCCAATCGACAAGCCTAGACCGTTGCCTGCGCGTGATTTTCTTTCACGTAGGTCCGCCTGATAGTAGCGATCAAACACACGACGTCGTACAGACTCGGTCATCCCGACTCCGGTATCGCGCACGATTACGGATGGTTTGTTATCGGTGAGTAATACTTCAGCTCGGATTTCACCATCCTGTGGCGTGTAGCGGATGGCATTGTCCAGCAAGATGCCGAGTAACCGCTGTAACAGTACTTCGTCGCCTTCGACCACGACGGGCGTATCGGGAAGATACCAATCAAGCACAATACCGCTGGATTCCGCGAGATCCTCAAGGCGTCGACAACTACTCACTACGAGATCGCAGAGATCAAGACGTTTGAACTGCGCCTCGTGAATGAAATTGTCACTCTGCGACAGCGTGAGAAGTGCGTCAAGTAGCGTGGTTGCGGTACGGCATTCCACGACGATCCCCTCAAGATCTCGGCGATATTCCTCGTCCGTCCGAGGCCGGTTCAATGAGAGTTGGGCAGTGGCAAGCATCACCGTGATGGATGTACGAATGTCATGGGATGCATCGGCTGAGAACCGACTGAGACGCGATACCGCCGCCTCGAGGCGAGACAGCAACTGGTTCCAAGCAATGGCGAGTCTCTGGATTTCATCGCGCCCTTCGGGGACAGGGAGACGTTTCGATAGGTTTCCGATGCCAATCTCAAGCGCTGCGCTGGTCATTCGATCCACCGGTTTGAGCGCATGGCGGCTGAGAAAATAGCCGCTCACGACAGAGAGCATCATGAGCACCGGGAGGAGAAGGAACAATGCATTGCGATATTTGCGCAGAATGAAGAATTCTTCATCCATGGCTCCGCCGATGTAGAGCAATACCGAGCGACCGTTGAGCGTGAAGATGTGACACAGGACAAGAGCCTGTTCGCCGTTCAGGGTTACAGAACTGTACGTACGATCAATACAAGACTGCGCCGTTGAAAGCTTCCAGTCCGGCGCGTGATTTGTGGGGAAGAGCCATGTCCCATCCGAATTCCGGATAAAGATCAGGTTGCCCTCATGCGTGGCGGCGGTGAAGCTCCGAAGTAGTTCCTGCTCATCAGTGCCACTTCGGGTATGTAGCAGAGCTTTGAGACGATCTTCGCGACCTATGAGGTGGGTTTCTTTTCCTTGGACTGCAGCATAGTAAAGGATGCCGTAGGTCAGAGCTCCAAAAAGCACCAGGCCCGTGAAGGCAACAGCGGTATAGAGCAGCGCAAGGCGCGCACGAACAGAGATGCTGCCAATCAATGGGGAAGGCCTTCAACGGGGATTGCCTCAAAGATGTATCCGATCCCGTGAACGGTTCGAATGAGTGTCGAATCGGCATCTGTAGGGCGCTGCAGCTTTGTGCGCAGGCCGTGAATGTACACGTCCAACGTGTTTTCCTTCACGTCAGCGATGTCTCCCCAACCGGCCTCAATAAGCTGTTCACGTGATGTAATCAAGCCTTTCCGTCGCATCAGTGTTTCCAGCAACGCAAACTGCTTTCGTGTGAGTGAGATTTCCCTGCCGTCACGCATGGCAATTCGACGACTGCGATCCAATGTGACATCGCCAACATTCAGGATCGGAGGTTCGTTGCGAATGGTTCGCCGTGCAAGCGCTGTAACGCGAGCTAAAAGAATTTCTAGGATGAACGGCTTGACCAGATAATCATCGGCCCCAAGGTCAAAAGCACGCAGCACTTTGGGGACAGCATCTACCGCAGTAAGTACCAGAACGGGCGTCTTGCATTGTTTATTCCGGGCGCGTTCCAGCACGCTAAAGCCATCAATGCCGGGCAGAAGAATATCGAGTAGCGCGACATCGAAGACTCCATTGACGAGTGTGTCTACGCCGTTGCGTCCGTCATAGCAGATTGTCACGCGATGGCCTTCTTCGCGTAGTGCGCGTTCCACTAGCGCTGCGATCCGTGTGTCGTCTTCGATGACGAGAATGTTCATGCTGCACTGAGCCTTTGCGTCACAGAATTACTGCGGAGCAATCGTAAGATTTTCGTGAATCAGTTCTTGGGAATCGAGTTTCCCGGTCTTGTCAAAGTGCAAAACGACGACCCAGTCAAAGACCTCATCGGGCCATTTGGCCTCGGGCAGCAACTGAGCGGGTGATGCACCAAAAGCCTCCAGTAG contains the following coding sequences:
- a CDS encoding ATP-binding protein, encoding MIGSISVRARLALLYTAVAFTGLVLFGALTYGILYYAAVQGKETHLIGREDRLKALLHTRSGTDEQELLRSFTAATHEGNLIFIRNSDGTWLFPTNHAPDWKLSTAQSCIDRTYSSVTLNGEQALVLCHIFTLNGRSVLLYIGGAMDEEFFILRKYRNALFLLLPVLMMLSVVSGYFLSRHALKPVDRMTSAALEIGIGNLSKRLPVPEGRDEIQRLAIAWNQLLSRLEAAVSRLSRFSADASHDIRTSITVMLATAQLSLNRPRTDEEYRRDLEGIVVECRTATTLLDALLTLSQSDNFIHEAQFKRLDLCDLVVSSCRRLEDLAESSGIVLDWYLPDTPVVVEGDEVLLQRLLGILLDNAIRYTPQDGEIRAEVLLTDNKPSVIVRDTGVGMTESVRRRVFDRYYQADLRERKSRAGNGLGLSIGLWIADAHGAELTVESEPQRGSTFFIRFPVQPVEII
- a CDS encoding response regulator transcription factor, which produces MNILVIEDDTRIAALVERALREEGHRVTICYDGRNGVDTLVNGVFDVALLDILLPGIDGFSVLERARNKQCKTPVLVLTAVDAVPKVLRAFDLGADDYLVKPFILEILLARVTALARRTIRNEPPILNVGDVTLDRSRRIAMRDGREISLTRKQFALLETLMRRKGLITSREQLIEAGWGDIADVKENTLDVYIHGLRTKLQRPTDADSTLIRTVHGIGYIFEAIPVEGLPH